The following are encoded in a window of Paenibacillus polymyxa genomic DNA:
- a CDS encoding 3-oxoacyl-[acyl-carrier-protein] synthase III C-terminal domain-containing protein, which translates to MTIVDYSVYLPKSRIHVSKAIQQVKADGVEFRMSDSEYLNKGFELVPIEEELELEQMIATVCRPILRRALQMNVQIAAVMFASVTNNENGERNLFDRLADEFALEAVPFIPLEEYSCSTMHLSLCLASNYFMAPRQQGEGILFITADRAMNSYERSDPFMVFGDGASAALYMKGQRQGQQTLASVMRVDGLVYDLAPDRIQLYYSTFYLGVRQAVRAALSESGIHIAQIAVIFCTNLGLHVWSMLAQVLRVSLERFYNLTLSKDGHIHNTDILNNIDHAIHSGFLKEGDLYMTISVGFGGYYGCAIHRYSKKVNELCI; encoded by the coding sequence GTGACGATCGTCGATTATTCCGTCTATCTCCCGAAGTCCCGTATCCATGTCTCGAAAGCGATTCAGCAGGTGAAGGCCGACGGCGTAGAATTTCGAATGAGCGATTCGGAATACTTGAACAAAGGCTTTGAGCTGGTGCCCATAGAAGAGGAACTTGAATTGGAACAGATGATTGCTACCGTGTGTAGGCCAATTCTGCGCCGGGCTCTGCAGATGAATGTACAGATCGCGGCGGTCATGTTTGCTAGTGTAACGAATAATGAAAACGGTGAACGGAATCTTTTTGATCGCCTAGCAGATGAATTCGCCCTTGAGGCAGTCCCATTTATCCCTTTGGAGGAATATTCTTGTTCCACGATGCACTTATCGTTGTGCCTGGCGTCGAACTACTTCATGGCCCCGCGTCAGCAAGGTGAAGGAATCTTGTTCATCACTGCCGACAGAGCCATGAATTCTTATGAACGGAGCGATCCGTTCATGGTGTTCGGTGACGGCGCGAGTGCTGCTTTATATATGAAGGGGCAGCGTCAAGGACAGCAGACACTTGCTTCGGTTATGAGAGTCGACGGCCTCGTATACGATCTGGCTCCAGATCGTATTCAATTATATTACTCAACGTTTTATTTAGGGGTCAGACAGGCAGTAAGAGCAGCATTAAGCGAGTCCGGTATTCACATTGCTCAGATCGCCGTGATCTTTTGCACCAATTTGGGGCTACACGTATGGAGTATGCTGGCTCAAGTGCTGAGGGTGTCCCTGGAACGCTTCTACAATCTAACCCTCTCCAAGGACGGACATATTCATAACACCGATATCCTAAATAATATCGATCACGCTATCCATTCAGGTTTCTTGAAAGAAGGGGACTTGTATATGACGATTTCCGTTGGCTTTGGAGGCTATTACGGTTGTGCGATTCATCGGTATTCCAAGAAGGTGAACGAGCTATGTATTTGA
- the xerS gene encoding tyrosine recombinase XerS, with amino-acid sequence MDKQMKMHYMQRIDDKLSDLPWYVTEFIDSKKRKLSPTTLLNYCHDYIIFFDWLIAENLTSSNRKEITLETLELLTIREVENFLSFLDYQLGNKKLTINRKLSSLKSLFDYLQNKAETSDLKPYIQRNVMAKMDLNAIKESQETIANRIEGKILRNDDFELFRQFVAYDFGEKHKENKRIFTFHQFNRERDTAIVSLILGSGLRLSEVAGINMDDLDMNKALVRVVRKGDKEQYVYFSKQALMDLESYLQIRETRYLPDKQENYLFIAAPVGRKGKSRRLTQRSIEKLIEKYATAFGKPSLTVHSLRHSFATRYHLENNDVPRLKNQLGHSSIQTTMIYTHLTDEEMRNAVNNMDR; translated from the coding sequence ATGGATAAACAAATGAAAATGCACTATATGCAACGAATTGATGATAAACTATCTGATTTACCTTGGTACGTTACAGAATTTATCGATAGCAAAAAACGCAAGTTATCTCCAACAACACTTCTTAATTACTGTCATGATTACATTATTTTTTTCGATTGGCTTATTGCAGAGAATCTAACTTCATCAAATCGGAAAGAAATAACCTTAGAAACATTGGAGTTATTAACAATACGTGAAGTGGAAAACTTCTTGTCATTCCTGGATTATCAACTTGGAAACAAGAAACTTACGATAAATCGCAAATTGTCCTCTCTAAAATCGTTGTTTGATTACCTTCAGAATAAGGCTGAAACAAGCGACTTGAAGCCTTATATTCAACGAAATGTAATGGCCAAGATGGATTTGAATGCTATCAAAGAAAGCCAAGAAACCATTGCAAACCGTATTGAAGGAAAAATTCTAAGAAATGATGATTTCGAATTATTCAGGCAATTTGTAGCTTATGATTTTGGTGAAAAACATAAAGAAAACAAGCGTATTTTTACGTTTCATCAGTTTAATCGTGAGCGTGATACAGCAATCGTTTCGCTGATATTAGGTTCAGGGCTTAGATTGTCTGAGGTTGCAGGAATTAATATGGATGACTTAGATATGAATAAAGCTTTAGTTCGAGTGGTACGTAAAGGTGATAAAGAACAATACGTTTACTTTAGCAAACAGGCTTTAATGGATTTAGAAAGTTATCTGCAGATCAGAGAAACAAGATATTTACCAGATAAACAAGAAAACTATTTATTCATTGCAGCTCCTGTAGGTCGTAAAGGAAAAAGCCGTCGTCTGACACAACGATCAATTGAAAAGCTGATTGAAAAATATGCAACTGCCTTTGGGAAACCTTCTCTAACAGTGCATTCGCTCAGGCATTCATTTGCAACGCGATATCATCTTGAAAATAACGATGTCCCAAGACTAAAGAATCAATTAGGGCATTCTTCCATTCAAACAACAATGATATATACTCACTTAACAGATGAAGAGATGCGTAATGCTGTGAATAATATGGACCGATGA
- a CDS encoding NADPH-dependent F420 reductase translates to MRFGIIGAGPIASNIAKKLIENGHDVKIADARGIERLEGKELAGTPVSVDEVITNIAVLVISIPFNALPSIRSIVDKVGEEVVVVDTSNYYPYRDNKIEEIENGLVESVWVSNQLGRPITKAFNNLLAYTLEYKGAPEGTSGRLAIAIAGDNQSHKQITMNVVNELGFDPVDSGSLSDSWRQQPGTPAYCTELTKEELTEALKKANKEKAPFQRDKVIEKLSAATGGYSHQDIVNLNRDIYNS, encoded by the coding sequence ATGAGATTTGGAATTATAGGTGCAGGACCCATCGCGTCGAATATCGCAAAAAAATTAATTGAGAATGGACATGATGTCAAAATTGCAGATGCTCGCGGGATTGAACGGCTAGAGGGAAAAGAACTTGCAGGTACACCAGTGAGTGTAGATGAAGTAATAACAAACATTGCTGTTCTAGTCATATCGATCCCTTTCAACGCACTGCCAAGCATTCGCAGCATTGTAGATAAAGTTGGGGAGGAAGTAGTCGTTGTTGACACTTCAAATTATTATCCGTATAGAGACAATAAAATTGAAGAAATTGAGAATGGGTTGGTTGAAAGTGTTTGGGTATCAAATCAGTTAGGGAGACCTATCACTAAAGCTTTCAACAATTTATTAGCCTATACGTTAGAATATAAAGGAGCTCCCGAAGGTACCAGTGGACGACTTGCCATAGCGATTGCTGGTGATAACCAGTCGCATAAACAAATAACCATGAACGTAGTAAATGAGCTCGGCTTCGACCCAGTAGATAGCGGATCTTTAAGTGATTCGTGGCGACAACAGCCAGGAACCCCTGCGTACTGCACAGAACTTACCAAAGAGGAACTAACCGAAGCATTAAAAAAAGCAAATAAAGAAAAAGCTCCATTCCAACGCGATAAAGTGATAGAGAAGCTATCGGCAGCTACTGGGGGATATTCGCACCAAGACATTGTGAACCTGAATAGAGATATATATAACTCCTGA
- a CDS encoding GH32 C-terminal domain-containing protein, whose product MSHATDNRGLIMYWAFNEETGTSALESVSQVQDNIQYVFNQAEFTKPCPPRWRQGVIGNGLLFDGYSTYIAHSFDERNQNTEPEYRSALSIGVWLAPRSYEWGDDGKLSAIVNRYNLDRKQGYLLGMFRHGSWSFQVGLEGGDWKELWSPDGHELPKNEWSYVNAVFDGNQGEIKLYLNGSEIASAALPRGSRLAEATDLDLLIGKNNHSSLLAEVFSLHMFSGIIDELKIYNRALSAEEVAASYRHVLNTFHEGIRPQLNYDEIKLDRTPLLLDRHRPQYHVSPPAHWMNEPHAPIYFDGQYHLFYQHNPHGPFFHQIHWGHWVSQDLVHWRDLPVALAPEKDQLAPDGIWSGSATYDADGLPVLFFTAGNDSASPNQSVALARSTYTLDGNPDLVHWVKHPEPLIVQKKGMGAFGDFRDPFVWKDDDGWYALVGSGIEGGAALAFASQDMLNWTYKGPFFKADIQKFPYLGPIWELPVLLPLGSDKQGGNKHLLLVSPVGKGADVEVFYWIGQLDKQNLSFIPDQEEPQLIDVGDFHFTGPSGMVDPKTGRNIVFTIAQGDRTSEMEYKSGWAHNAGLPLSVYLRDDGRLGIEPIQELQSLRGAKRLSLRDQSLAETNVQLRDVHGDMLEIQLELEPGSAKQFGIKVRCTPDGEEETLLYYDWNQAMLMVDRSKTTLHPGEKCRGIQGGKLELLGENLKLHIYLDRSMVEAYANGLKSLTTRVYPSRMDALGLEIWGDGEPFVKFLDIWDMQSIW is encoded by the coding sequence ATGAGCCATGCAACCGATAATCGGGGATTGATCATGTATTGGGCATTCAATGAAGAAACCGGTACAAGCGCTCTGGAGAGCGTATCCCAAGTCCAGGATAATATCCAGTACGTATTTAACCAAGCGGAGTTTACTAAACCTTGCCCTCCACGGTGGAGACAGGGAGTAATTGGAAATGGGCTCCTGTTCGATGGTTATTCGACTTACATTGCGCATTCGTTCGATGAGAGAAATCAGAACACCGAGCCAGAGTATCGATCAGCGCTAAGCATTGGAGTATGGTTAGCCCCACGCTCCTATGAATGGGGGGATGATGGCAAATTGTCCGCTATTGTGAACCGCTACAACCTGGATCGTAAGCAGGGTTATCTGCTCGGTATGTTCCGTCACGGTTCCTGGTCCTTCCAAGTTGGGCTGGAAGGAGGGGACTGGAAGGAACTTTGGTCGCCGGACGGCCATGAATTGCCCAAGAATGAATGGTCATACGTGAATGCAGTGTTCGATGGGAACCAAGGCGAAATCAAGCTGTATTTGAACGGTAGTGAAATTGCTTCGGCAGCCTTGCCTCGTGGTTCCCGCCTAGCTGAGGCGACGGACTTGGATCTTCTTATCGGCAAGAATAACCATAGCAGCCTGCTGGCGGAAGTGTTCAGCCTGCACATGTTTAGCGGTATCATTGATGAACTCAAGATTTATAATCGGGCGCTGAGCGCGGAAGAAGTGGCCGCTTCTTATCGGCATGTGCTGAATACCTTTCACGAAGGTATCCGGCCGCAATTAAACTATGACGAGATCAAGCTGGACCGGACGCCACTGCTACTTGATCGGCACAGACCGCAATATCATGTTAGCCCGCCAGCCCATTGGATGAACGAACCCCATGCACCGATCTATTTTGACGGGCAATATCATTTGTTCTATCAGCATAACCCGCATGGGCCGTTCTTTCATCAGATCCATTGGGGACATTGGGTAAGTCAGGATTTGGTGCATTGGCGTGATCTACCCGTGGCCCTGGCGCCCGAAAAGGATCAGCTCGCACCAGATGGGATCTGGTCGGGAAGCGCAACCTATGATGCAGACGGCCTGCCTGTCCTGTTCTTTACGGCAGGTAATGACAGCGCTTCGCCGAATCAGAGCGTGGCGCTTGCCCGAAGCACCTATACCCTTGACGGAAACCCGGATCTGGTTCACTGGGTCAAACATCCGGAGCCGTTGATCGTGCAAAAGAAGGGAATGGGCGCATTTGGGGATTTCCGGGATCCGTTCGTATGGAAGGACGATGACGGCTGGTATGCTCTGGTCGGGTCCGGAATCGAAGGCGGAGCAGCACTGGCATTTGCGTCACAGGATATGCTGAATTGGACGTATAAAGGGCCGTTTTTTAAAGCAGATATTCAGAAGTTTCCTTACCTTGGACCCATCTGGGAGCTCCCTGTGCTTCTTCCCCTTGGCAGTGACAAGCAGGGGGGGAACAAACATCTCCTGCTTGTCAGCCCTGTGGGGAAGGGAGCGGATGTCGAGGTGTTCTATTGGATCGGGCAACTTGACAAGCAAAATCTTTCGTTCATCCCCGATCAAGAAGAGCCTCAATTGATTGACGTCGGGGATTTCCATTTTACCGGACCGAGCGGAATGGTTGATCCGAAGACCGGCAGAAATATCGTCTTTACGATAGCCCAAGGCGACCGGACGTCCGAGATGGAATATAAGTCGGGCTGGGCTCATAACGCAGGCTTGCCGTTAAGCGTATATTTGAGGGATGACGGACGTCTGGGAATAGAGCCGATTCAGGAGCTTCAATCGCTACGTGGCGCCAAGCGGCTATCGCTTCGGGACCAGTCATTGGCTGAAACTAATGTACAGCTCAGGGATGTTCATGGTGACATGCTTGAGATTCAATTGGAATTGGAGCCCGGCAGCGCCAAACAATTTGGAATCAAGGTCCGTTGTACGCCGGACGGGGAGGAAGAAACTCTGCTGTATTATGATTGGAATCAAGCGATGCTCATGGTCGACCGGTCGAAAACGACACTGCATCCGGGAGAAAAGTGCAGAGGGATTCAGGGCGGTAAGCTGGAGCTACTTGGGGAGAATCTGAAGCTTCATATTTATTTGGACCGCTCCATGGTCGAAGCCTATGCAAACGGATTGAAAAGCCTGACAACCCGGGTGTACCCGAGCCGTATGGATGCTTTGGGACTCGAGATTTGGGGAGATGGAGAACCGTTTGTTAAATTCTTGGATATATGGGATATGCAGTCCATTTGGTAA
- a CDS encoding winged helix-turn-helix transcriptional regulator: MRVCNEGFEKGFIDEKRNMYAIAFTQNVLSGRWKYFIIWYLEGERRRFTEIKNFLRGLSQGSLTKQLKELEDDGIIQRDVYPEVPPRVEYSLTEKGNKLLPVLKKMEEFGKEYGEKPELDEG, encoded by the coding sequence ATGAGGGTATGTAATGAAGGATTTGAAAAAGGGTTTATTGATGAAAAAAGAAATATGTACGCAATAGCCTTTACGCAAAATGTACTTTCGGGGCGATGGAAATATTTCATTATCTGGTATCTGGAAGGGGAAAGACGCCGGTTTACCGAGATAAAAAATTTCCTGAGAGGCTTGTCGCAAGGCTCGCTCACCAAGCAACTCAAGGAGCTGGAGGACGACGGAATTATTCAGCGCGATGTGTATCCAGAAGTTCCGCCACGGGTCGAATATTCGCTGACAGAGAAAGGAAACAAACTGCTGCCTGTCCTAAAGAAGATGGAGGAATTCGGTAAAGAATATGGGGAGAAGCCTGAATTAGATGAAGGATAA
- a CDS encoding NAD(P)H-dependent flavin oxidoreductase gives MKNRVTEILGIEKPILQGPMSWITNAEFVAAVSNAGGLGILGPNAGQATITTSPEETAERMRREIRKTKELTDKPFGTTLITDADMKFTWPILEVVIEEGVQVILLNGVEGTLTEKIITPLKEAGIKIVYRPLTPTIEDAKAAQAMGVDVYVVTGFDEGGTLPTSIIGTFTITPMIVDVLDIPVIAAGGIGDARGVASAFELGAEGVFLGSRFIPTVENPAAQSVKQMIVDSSAADLLLYRTLPAYYRSLPTPFAEKLVAMDNQGASREEIAKVGGSSSVIRIGMLEGNGEGGIITVGTGITPIKKIQTVQEVVDELAAGIK, from the coding sequence ATGAAAAATCGTGTAACAGAAATTCTTGGTATTGAAAAGCCCATTTTACAAGGACCTATGAGTTGGATTACGAATGCTGAATTTGTTGCTGCCGTGAGTAATGCGGGTGGTTTAGGGATTCTTGGTCCGAATGCCGGTCAAGCGACAATTACAACCTCTCCAGAGGAAACCGCAGAACGTATGCGCCGCGAGATTCGTAAAACAAAGGAACTGACGGATAAACCATTTGGTACAACTTTGATTACTGATGCAGATATGAAGTTCACTTGGCCAATTTTAGAAGTTGTCATTGAAGAAGGTGTTCAAGTTATTCTTCTTAATGGTGTTGAAGGAACATTGACTGAAAAGATCATTACCCCATTAAAGGAAGCGGGCATTAAGATTGTTTATCGTCCTTTGACTCCAACGATCGAAGATGCAAAGGCTGCTCAAGCTATGGGTGTTGACGTTTATGTTGTTACTGGATTTGATGAGGGTGGAACATTGCCAACAAGTATCATTGGTACGTTTACAATAACTCCTATGATCGTTGATGTGCTTGATATTCCAGTTATCGCTGCTGGTGGAATCGGTGATGCTCGCGGTGTTGCCAGCGCCTTTGAATTGGGGGCAGAAGGTGTCTTTTTAGGAAGCCGTTTTATTCCTACTGTTGAAAACCCCGCAGCACAATCAGTAAAGCAAATGATAGTGGATTCATCTGCAGCAGATTTGTTGTTGTACCGTACTTTACCAGCTTACTATCGTTCGTTGCCTACACCGTTTGCTGAAAAATTGGTGGCTATGGATAACCAGGGCGCATCTCGTGAAGAAATTGCTAAGGTTGGGGGTAGTTCAAGTGTAATCCGTATCGGTATGCTTGAAGGTAACGGCGAAGGTGGTATTATCACTGTTGGTACTGGAATTACACCAATCAAAAAGATCCAAACTGTACAAGAAGTGGTTGATGAGTTAGCAGCTGGTATTAAGTAA
- a CDS encoding SDR family NAD(P)-dependent oxidoreductase has protein sequence MIRTFAPVIEKNGGGSILNILSVLSWINIDEGGAYSAAKSAQWGVTKALRLELAAKNVRGAGLHVAFMDTDMTAGIHAPKSSPKDISRTAIDGIEADLYEIVD, from the coding sequence ATGATTCGCACGTTCGCACCAGTGATTGAGAAGAATGGAGGGGGTTCGATTCTGAATATCCTATCCGTATTATCTTGGATCAATATAGACGAAGGAGGGGCATATTCAGCTGCAAAATCTGCTCAATGGGGAGTAACAAAAGCATTACGCTTAGAATTAGCTGCTAAGAACGTTAGGGGTGCCGGATTGCATGTAGCGTTTATGGACACGGACATGACAGCTGGCATCCATGCGCCTAAATCATCTCCAAAGGACATCTCTAGAACCGCAATCGATGGGATTGAAGCCGACCTCTACGAGATTGTTGACTGA
- a CDS encoding GH32 C-terminal domain-containing protein codes for MKKVKIRKYWISGMLIWAMVLQLVVPGISAVAESRTVAGNTLIPKNDVGSSVTNAVYQIKNIPKNDVGLSVTDSVYQIRNPGFETGDLTGWTVVKGNAFGPNSVTDETTWWAEKIPYNQEGAYHLNGWKYDESATGVLRSSTFELGGSGWISFKLGGAKNPDKVFINIVEVDTGQVIARYGNSAFADVGFPDPAQGMRLANMVQYKADLSTQLGKKLYVEVVDNATSDWGIIFADAFSVYHESEPAEGMVATDIKPDFKRYEIDNPSFETGNLDGWTVEGDAFEVTDEAHASKEGNFYAKSSVQGKGSITSNTFTLQGTGTINFTVLDILKPENAYVAIYDANSNTLLMKTGNVSANEKISWNVQEHYNKKLYVKVVDHSNEASIAVDRFQASGRGTIFYLNLDEGAGKKALEKVHNLKHDVNYVFNNARYMASKDPRWTPRGIKGGALLFDGYSNYIEVNANDTVPVSDALTIEAWVAPRSYEWGDGNKLSAIVNQSDQDKAEGFSLGMYRHGTWSMQVGIGGQWIQVWVKDHPLEKYKWNYVAATFSKEDGKIKLYLNGEEVASQATPVNVPITPSTESLIIGKNNKPVELAGLFSFNMFSGLLDEVKLHNKALTNQEILAGYESVKALHGGSIPKIPNADIDEDPSVFDGDQHRPQYHAMPPQNWMNEAHAPIYYNGKYHLFYQHNPQGPFWHQIHWGHWVSDDMVNWENVRPALAPEAGTLDPDGTWSGSAAYDRNGNPVLFYTAGNDSLSPNQRTGLASPADLSDPYLEKWVKYPKPVTEQNGKGIHNEFRDPFVWYDKEVDKWYQLVTSGLPDFSSGTALMYVSDDMYNWEYKGPLYVSDRSRYPELGTVWELPVLLPLGTDSTGKKKYIFMINPHEKPEHVPPANDVQRDVEVFYWIGTWDRDNFKFIPDSEAPSKMDVGDGYLTAESGLVTPDGRTVVFSMVQNVRTPQAEYQSGWAHNLSLPVSLSLDKHDKLHIEPIKELQSLRGKKWVDFSDKNLESANQLIQNVKGDMLEIVMEIDPREAQKFGLKVRRSEKGQEETLIYYDKKNGTFNVDRTKSSIDPDVRVDGIQGGYVDLEGENLKLHIFLDRSVIESFANYKKKLTTRVYVGRYDSLGLQIWADGDINIKSMQVWDMNALTGKPAAPVYVPDMWDNSVYKDITELPNHDFATGDLTGWMTEGDAFQNVHVTNTQFFWDNIYFNPSHKIPGGYHLWGFNEQAGGDSLTGALRSQNFVLGGNGKINFLISGGRDIDRLYVALVRASDGKELFKETATNYEEYQRKIWDASDYIGEELYIKVVDHSKGGFGHINVDDFNVPVQVKKKTNN; via the coding sequence ATGAAAAAGGTAAAAATAAGAAAATATTGGATATCGGGAATGCTTATATGGGCTATGGTGCTCCAGCTTGTTGTTCCAGGAATCTCCGCAGTAGCTGAATCTAGAACTGTTGCTGGGAACACGCTCATTCCTAAAAATGACGTAGGCTCGTCGGTTACGAATGCGGTTTATCAAATCAAGAATATTCCTAAGAATGACGTGGGATTGTCAGTTACGGATTCGGTCTATCAAATCCGGAATCCTGGATTTGAAACAGGAGATTTGACGGGATGGACCGTTGTCAAAGGCAATGCGTTCGGTCCGAATAGCGTGACAGACGAAACGACTTGGTGGGCGGAAAAAATACCGTATAACCAGGAAGGCGCTTATCATTTAAACGGCTGGAAGTATGACGAATCTGCGACAGGTGTACTTCGTTCCAGCACTTTCGAGCTGGGCGGAAGCGGCTGGATCAGCTTCAAGCTTGGCGGTGCGAAGAACCCAGACAAGGTATTTATAAATATTGTGGAAGTCGATACGGGACAAGTTATTGCCCGATACGGAAATAGCGCATTCGCCGACGTTGGCTTCCCGGATCCTGCGCAGGGCATGCGGCTTGCCAATATGGTGCAATACAAGGCAGATCTTTCCACACAATTGGGCAAGAAACTGTATGTGGAGGTCGTCGATAATGCAACCTCGGATTGGGGAATCATTTTTGCGGACGCATTCTCCGTGTACCATGAATCGGAGCCAGCTGAAGGAATGGTTGCGACGGATATCAAGCCAGATTTCAAACGCTATGAAATCGACAATCCAAGCTTTGAAACTGGAAATCTCGATGGCTGGACGGTTGAGGGAGATGCTTTTGAAGTGACCGATGAAGCTCATGCGAGCAAAGAAGGGAACTTCTATGCCAAATCCTCCGTGCAAGGTAAGGGCTCCATCACCTCTAATACTTTCACGCTTCAGGGAACCGGAACAATTAATTTTACTGTTTTGGATATCCTCAAACCGGAAAATGCATATGTTGCAATTTACGATGCGAACAGCAACACATTGCTTATGAAAACCGGGAATGTCAGCGCGAACGAGAAAATCTCATGGAATGTGCAAGAACACTACAACAAGAAGCTCTATGTAAAGGTTGTCGATCATTCCAATGAAGCCAGCATTGCCGTTGATCGTTTCCAAGCAAGTGGTAGGGGGACTATTTTCTACTTAAACCTTGATGAAGGCGCAGGAAAGAAGGCGTTGGAGAAAGTACACAATCTTAAGCACGATGTGAACTATGTATTTAACAACGCCAGGTATATGGCATCGAAGGATCCGAGATGGACTCCGCGCGGAATAAAAGGCGGCGCCTTATTGTTCGATGGATACTCGAATTATATTGAGGTCAATGCAAACGATACTGTGCCTGTAAGCGACGCGTTAACCATCGAAGCATGGGTTGCACCGCGTAGCTATGAGTGGGGAGACGGAAACAAGCTATCTGCGATCGTAAACCAATCCGATCAGGATAAAGCGGAAGGCTTTTCTCTTGGTATGTATCGGCACGGTACATGGTCGATGCAAGTAGGCATCGGCGGTCAGTGGATTCAGGTATGGGTAAAGGATCACCCGTTGGAAAAATACAAGTGGAATTATGTGGCCGCTACTTTTAGTAAAGAAGATGGAAAAATTAAGTTATATCTAAACGGTGAGGAAGTGGCTTCCCAAGCAACCCCCGTCAACGTTCCGATCACACCATCTACCGAAAGTCTGATCATCGGGAAAAATAATAAACCTGTAGAGTTGGCAGGGTTGTTCTCCTTCAATATGTTCAGCGGGCTTTTAGATGAAGTGAAGCTGCATAATAAAGCCCTTACGAACCAGGAGATACTTGCTGGATATGAGAGCGTGAAGGCGCTTCATGGAGGTTCAATTCCGAAAATTCCGAATGCGGACATTGATGAGGATCCAAGTGTGTTTGACGGAGATCAGCACCGTCCCCAGTACCACGCGATGCCTCCGCAAAACTGGATGAATGAAGCACATGCACCGATTTACTATAACGGCAAATACCATTTATTTTATCAACATAACCCGCAAGGTCCATTCTGGCATCAAATCCACTGGGGGCATTGGGTGAGTGACGATATGGTGAACTGGGAAAATGTAAGACCTGCTCTTGCGCCCGAAGCGGGCACCCTAGATCCGGACGGCACGTGGTCAGGCAGTGCAGCGTATGATCGAAACGGCAATCCTGTTCTGTTCTATACCGCTGGCAACGACTCCTTGTCGCCGAACCAAAGAACAGGGTTGGCATCTCCGGCGGATTTGTCCGATCCCTATTTGGAAAAATGGGTGAAATATCCTAAACCGGTAACGGAGCAGAACGGAAAAGGCATCCACAACGAGTTCCGCGATCCGTTTGTATGGTACGACAAAGAGGTGGACAAGTGGTATCAGTTAGTGACATCTGGTCTTCCAGACTTCAGCAGCGGCACAGCTTTGATGTATGTATCCGATGATATGTACAATTGGGAATATAAGGGGCCGTTATACGTTAGTGACAGAAGCCGTTATCCGGAGTTGGGTACGGTATGGGAGCTACCAGTGTTATTGCCGTTAGGCACAGATAGTACGGGCAAGAAAAAATATATTTTCATGATTAATCCCCATGAAAAGCCGGAGCATGTTCCTCCAGCGAACGATGTGCAAAGAGATGTTGAGGTCTTTTACTGGATCGGGACCTGGGACCGGGATAACTTTAAATTTATTCCTGATTCGGAGGCACCCTCCAAAATGGATGTAGGTGACGGCTATTTAACCGCAGAGAGCGGTCTGGTCACACCCGACGGAAGAACGGTCGTATTTTCCATGGTGCAAAATGTAAGAACACCGCAAGCCGAATATCAATCTGGATGGGCTCATAATTTATCTTTGCCGGTTTCCCTAAGCCTCGATAAGCATGATAAATTGCATATCGAACCGATTAAAGAACTGCAGAGCCTTCGAGGGAAAAAATGGGTTGATTTTTCGGACAAAAATTTGGAGAGCGCCAATCAATTGATCCAAAATGTCAAAGGCGACATGCTAGAGATTGTGATGGAGATTGATCCGCGTGAGGCCCAGAAATTCGGTCTCAAGGTACGCCGCTCGGAAAAAGGCCAAGAAGAGACGCTCATTTACTACGACAAGAAGAACGGGACGTTTAATGTGGATCGAACCAAGAGCAGCATTGATCCGGATGTGCGTGTGGACGGCATTCAAGGAGGATATGTAGATCTTGAAGGAGAGAACTTGAAACTCCATATCTTTCTCGATCGCTCGGTCATTGAATCCTTTGCAAATTACAAGAAGAAGCTGACAACTCGTGTCTATGTAGGCAGATACGACTCCTTAGGCTTACAGATCTGGGCCGATGGCGATATCAATATCAAATCCATGCAAGTATGGGATATGAATGCCTTAACGGGTAAACCGGCTGCTCCGGTCTATGTACCCGATATGTGGGATAATTCTGTGTATAAGGATATTACAGAGTTGCCTAACCATGATTTTGCTACGGGCGACTTAACAGGATGGATGACGGAAGGAGACGCCTTCCAGAATGTCCATGTGACCAATACCCAGTTCTTCTGGGACAACATTTACTTCAACCCGTCGCATAAAATTCCGGGCGGCTACCATTTGTGGGGCTTCAACGAGCAAGCCGGCGGCGACAGCTTAACCGGAGCGCTAAGATCTCAAAATTTCGTCCTTGGTGGGAACGGTAAGATCAACTTCCTTATCAGCGGCGGCCGGGATATAGATCGTCTGTATGTTGCGCTGGTTCGGGCGTCGGACGGCAAAGAGTTATTTAAAGAGACAGCGACCAATTATGAAGAATATCAACGAAAGATTTGGGATGCGTCGGATTATATCGGCGAGGAGCTTTACATTAAAGTGGTTGACCACTCCAAAGGCGGGTTTGGACATATTAACGTCGATGATTTCAACGTACCTGTTCAGGTAAAGAAGAAGACCAACAACTGA